A single Pseudanabaenaceae cyanobacterium SKYG29 DNA region contains:
- a CDS encoding chemotaxis protein CheW has product MAEQFLTLLLPSQRVMLPTQQLLEVISLSVDRLSPIPATPPYTMGVTNWRGEVLWVLDLSALLGLEPLYQQPTRLRRFPVVISSCRQNPIGLAVVQVGKMVRCAPQELRSDAPELVKFGQGAWISPDGQTILALSADKLLPISA; this is encoded by the coding sequence ATGGCAGAGCAATTCCTGACCCTGCTGCTGCCTAGCCAGAGGGTAATGTTGCCTACACAACAGTTATTAGAAGTTATATCTCTCTCGGTTGACCGCCTATCTCCCATTCCTGCTACTCCACCCTACACGATGGGCGTTACCAATTGGCGAGGGGAGGTGTTGTGGGTATTAGACTTATCTGCCCTCCTGGGCTTGGAACCCCTCTATCAGCAGCCGACCCGCTTGCGTAGGTTTCCTGTGGTGATCAGTAGCTGCAGACAAAACCCGATCGGTCTGGCTGTCGTACAAGTGGGCAAGATGGTCAGGTGTGCTCCTCAGGAACTACGCTCTGATGCCCCAGAACTAGTCAAATTTGGGCAGGGAGCTTGGATTTCCCCCGATGGGCAGACAATTTTAGCCCTAAGTGCTGACAAACTGTTACCAATATCTGCCTAG
- a CDS encoding thioredoxin family protein — protein sequence MRYLLPTFVALSLPALVASAHRANKIESVGNPLPAAFQDKPAIVQIKSRNCPMCRKMEPIVQEVKDKYKGKVTFITFDITDSNSLQEARKVAATVKLTDFFAKHGGQMGLILAVDPRSGKVLEQFSQGSTVDTFTKVLDEALAELAKK from the coding sequence ATGCGCTACTTACTGCCCACATTTGTTGCTCTGTCTTTGCCAGCTCTGGTAGCCTCTGCCCACAGGGCTAACAAGATTGAATCAGTTGGTAATCCATTGCCAGCGGCATTCCAAGACAAACCAGCAATTGTGCAAATTAAATCCCGTAACTGTCCTATGTGCCGTAAGATGGAACCGATCGTCCAGGAGGTCAAGGACAAGTACAAAGGCAAAGTTACTTTCATTACCTTTGACATAACTGATAGCAACAGCCTGCAGGAGGCGCGGAAAGTAGCAGCTACAGTCAAGTTGACAGACTTTTTTGCCAAACATGGTGGTCAAATGGGGCTGATTCTGGCAGTTGATCCCCGATCGGGTAAGGTCCTAGAACAGTTCTCCCAGGGGTCAACGGTTGACACATTCACAAAGGTACTGGATGAGGCTCTGGCAGAATTGGCGAAAAAGTAG
- a CDS encoding DUF1636 domain-containing protein has product MTTIVYVCTTCASTWENGKRVGISGGEMLLRALTDSNSDQELVIRPVNCMSACSQSCAVAFMSPGKYSYLFGNLQTESVAAILECAAIYHRKPDGMMAWQERPVPLRSNLLAKLPPL; this is encoded by the coding sequence ATGACCACAATTGTCTATGTTTGTACCACCTGTGCTAGTACTTGGGAAAATGGCAAAAGAGTTGGCATTAGTGGCGGCGAAATGTTGTTGCGGGCTTTAACGGACAGCAACAGTGATCAGGAATTGGTGATTAGACCGGTAAACTGTATGAGTGCCTGCAGCCAGTCTTGTGCCGTGGCGTTTATGTCTCCTGGCAAGTACAGTTATTTATTTGGCAATTTGCAAACAGAATCGGTGGCGGCTATTCTTGAGTGTGCTGCAATTTATCACCGCAAACCCGATGGTATGATGGCATGGCAGGAACGCCCTGTTCCGCTGCGTTCTAATTTGCTGGCTAAATTACCGCCCCTTTAG
- a CDS encoding carbohydrate ABC transporter permease has product MKNWWLTTILWLGVAVLLLPLLFVLLTSLAPPDFRPAVSWLPSRLTIANYTKAWNQANFILAFVNSTIVAVATTVLQVLTSLLAAYALSRLQFYGKNFVLFAVIATLVIPFQLLALPIFLILRLGNLINTYAALILPTAASGFGIFWLRQYMETIPIALEEAAMLDGANRWQILWYIIFPLTRPAIVTLGLFAFIGEWNDLFKPLLFTTKPSLQTVQQVLAGFQELYTADWSLLMAAVVIATLPVLVLFWLGQQQILRGVAATGLKN; this is encoded by the coding sequence ATGAAAAACTGGTGGTTAACTACTATTTTGTGGCTGGGGGTAGCTGTTCTTTTGCTGCCTTTACTATTTGTCCTGCTTACCTCCCTAGCTCCCCCTGATTTTCGTCCCGCTGTGAGTTGGTTGCCCTCTCGCTTAACCATCGCCAACTATACCAAAGCCTGGAACCAAGCAAATTTTATCTTGGCATTTGTCAACTCCACGATCGTGGCGGTAGCCACAACTGTTTTGCAAGTGCTGACATCTTTGTTAGCTGCCTATGCCCTCTCCCGCCTACAATTTTACGGCAAGAACTTCGTACTATTTGCTGTAATTGCCACCTTAGTCATTCCCTTTCAGCTCCTAGCCCTACCCATCTTTTTAATCCTACGGCTGGGTAATTTAATTAATACCTACGCTGCTCTAATTCTACCCACGGCAGCAAGTGGGTTTGGCATTTTTTGGTTGCGGCAATACATGGAAACAATTCCTATTGCTTTGGAAGAAGCTGCCATGCTTGATGGTGCCAACCGCTGGCAAATCCTTTGGTATATTATTTTCCCTTTGACCAGACCAGCTATTGTGACCCTTGGTCTTTTTGCCTTTATTGGCGAGTGGAATGACCTATTCAAACCCCTCCTTTTTACCACCAAACCCAGTTTACAGACAGTGCAACAGGTATTAGCCGGCTTTCAGGAACTCTACACCGCCGACTGGTCATTACTGATGGCAGCTGTTGTCATAGCAACTCTTCCTGTTTTAGTGTTATTTTGGCTAGGACAACAACAAATCCTGCGGGGGGTAGCAGCCACAGGCTTGAAAAACTAG
- a CDS encoding family 10 glycosylhydrolase → MRYLWLFLLSGVWGLSVVAQPLKTPDDIDRDSLGDPPVITSMPINTLEAIAMRQELQDLIGRVESAMLAGGIQGENAILLEAKNFLKQMPGLIAQGRDLQVRTQWEQLRQNLWRAYPTDALSSLPEVRAIWLDRGTIVAAKSAEGLKGIFDRMAAAGVNTVFIETVNAGYPIYPSSVAPEQNPLTKGWDPLAVAVKLAQERKMEIHAWVWVFAAGNRRHNLLVGKDSDYPGPVLSLYPQWADASASGSIFPPENKTFLDPANPQVQEYLLRLYREIITRYDVDGLHLDYIRYPRQSSWHSASYGQASREGFKQLTGVDPVNITPNDRSLWWLWTQYRAEQINQFVARVAKELRPLRPRLVISAAVFPWKQIDRLNRIQQNWETWVAEGHVDWLVPMTYAPETSRFLQEKVQPALTGMGASPGLFLPGVLLKNVSEGELLDKLQAVRDLPAGGFSLFAAEYLNAKHEELLKSTRSTPEGRILPHRNPFQAALIRYELLLKEWQPFLAGERLWLRGLTLQAMQNKTQAFKTALVNLQTSPTRTNYQAAITALRSLSQDLPQWLRLEALERPYRVNTWHNRLTAIERMLQYGERTIIASKNNKLQANVPSP, encoded by the coding sequence TTGAGATACCTCTGGCTGTTTCTACTGAGTGGTGTGTGGGGATTGAGTGTGGTGGCGCAGCCCCTCAAGACTCCCGATGACATCGATCGTGATTCCTTGGGCGATCCCCCTGTAATTACTTCTATGCCTATCAATACCCTAGAGGCAATTGCCATGCGGCAGGAATTACAGGATTTAATTGGCAGAGTAGAGAGTGCAATGCTAGCGGGCGGCATTCAGGGGGAAAATGCCATACTCCTGGAGGCTAAAAATTTCCTTAAGCAAATGCCCGGTTTAATTGCCCAGGGTAGAGACCTACAGGTAAGGACACAATGGGAACAACTACGGCAGAATTTGTGGCGGGCTTACCCTACCGATGCCTTGTCTTCTCTACCGGAAGTGCGGGCAATCTGGCTCGATCGGGGCACGATCGTGGCGGCTAAGTCTGCAGAAGGGCTAAAGGGGATTTTCGATCGCATGGCAGCGGCTGGTGTGAACACAGTGTTTATTGAAACTGTAAACGCTGGCTATCCTATTTACCCTAGTAGTGTAGCGCCTGAACAGAATCCCCTCACCAAGGGCTGGGACCCCCTAGCCGTAGCAGTCAAGCTTGCCCAAGAGCGCAAGATGGAAATCCATGCCTGGGTTTGGGTATTTGCGGCAGGCAATCGTCGCCACAACCTGTTGGTGGGTAAGGATAGCGATTATCCTGGGCCAGTGTTAAGCCTGTATCCCCAGTGGGCGGATGCCAGTGCCAGCGGGAGTATCTTCCCCCCCGAAAACAAAACCTTCCTTGACCCTGCTAATCCCCAGGTGCAGGAATATTTACTCAGGCTCTATCGGGAAATTATCACCCGCTATGATGTGGATGGCTTGCATTTGGATTACATTCGCTACCCCCGCCAGAGTAGTTGGCACAGCGCTAGTTATGGGCAGGCTTCTCGGGAGGGCTTCAAACAACTGACTGGGGTTGACCCCGTCAATATCACACCCAACGATCGTTCTCTGTGGTGGCTGTGGACACAATACCGCGCTGAGCAGATCAATCAATTTGTTGCTAGGGTTGCTAAAGAGTTACGCCCCCTGCGCCCGCGACTAGTGATTTCGGCAGCGGTGTTTCCCTGGAAGCAAATCGATCGGTTAAACCGCATTCAACAGAACTGGGAGACTTGGGTAGCAGAGGGGCACGTGGATTGGTTGGTGCCTATGACCTATGCCCCGGAAACTAGCCGCTTTTTGCAGGAGAAGGTACAGCCCGCCCTAACTGGTATGGGTGCTTCCCCTGGTCTCTTCCTGCCGGGGGTATTGCTTAAAAACGTGAGCGAGGGAGAATTACTGGATAAATTGCAGGCAGTGCGGGATTTGCCGGCAGGGGGCTTTTCCCTCTTTGCGGCTGAATATTTGAATGCCAAACACGAAGAACTGTTGAAGTCCACCCGCTCTACTCCTGAGGGGAGGATACTGCCCCATCGCAATCCCTTCCAAGCAGCTCTGATTCGCTATGAACTTCTGTTAAAGGAATGGCAGCCCTTTTTGGCGGGGGAACGCCTATGGCTACGGGGATTGACTCTACAGGCAATGCAAAACAAAACTCAAGCTTTCAAGACGGCTTTGGTAAACTTGCAAACCAGCCCCACTCGTACTAATTACCAGGCTGCGATCACAGCGCTGCGGAGTCTCAGTCAAGATTTACCCCAATGGCTGCGCCTAGAAGCCCTGGAACGCCCCTACCGGGTCAACACCTGGCATAACCGTTTAACAGCGATCGAGCGGATGTTGCAATATGGAGAGCGCACAATCATTGCTAGCAAAAACAATAAGCTGCAAGCGAATGTCCCTTCCCCCTAA
- a CDS encoding response regulator translates to MATILVVEDTLTQAELIAGTLRNAGYTVVVATSSEDAKAKLAQQKPNLLILDVVLPGESGFGFCRELKENEATKDIPVVMCSTKSGEMDKFWGMKQGAAAYLTKPIDTEELLRTVKLLIK, encoded by the coding sequence ATGGCGACAATTTTGGTGGTGGAAGATACCCTTACCCAGGCAGAACTGATAGCGGGGACTCTGCGCAATGCTGGCTACACAGTAGTTGTTGCCACCAGTAGTGAGGATGCCAAGGCCAAGTTAGCCCAACAAAAGCCCAATTTACTGATTCTGGATGTGGTGTTACCAGGGGAAAGCGGTTTTGGATTTTGTCGCGAACTCAAAGAGAACGAAGCGACTAAAGACATCCCCGTTGTTATGTGTTCTACCAAGAGTGGGGAGATGGACAAGTTTTGGGGCATGAAACAGGGGGCAGCTGCCTATCTCACGAAACCGATCGATACAGAAGAACTGCTGCGCACAGTCAAGTTGCTGATCAAGTAG
- a CDS encoding 6-carboxytetrahydropterin synthase: MPQCVVNRRAQFAASHRYWLPELSEAENFYRFGKGSIFPGHGHNYELFVSMQGEIDPHNGMVLNLSEVKHIIHREVIQDLNFSYLNSIWPEFQECLPTTENIARVIWQRLAPHLPLVNIQLYEHPQLWADYKGNSMEAYLTVKTHFAAAHRLALQTLSLEENTAIYGKCARPNGHGHNYHLEVTVKGEIHPRTGMIIDLEKLEEAIKTYVVEPLDHTFLNFDIPYFAEVVPTAENIAVYIQNVLTEPIRQLGAELYRVKLIESPNNSCEVFGPSDYPLHELLNQSASSYAL; this comes from the coding sequence ATGCCCCAGTGTGTTGTTAATCGTCGTGCCCAGTTTGCCGCCAGTCATCGCTATTGGCTCCCAGAGTTATCAGAGGCAGAAAATTTTTACCGCTTTGGCAAGGGTAGCATCTTTCCTGGTCATGGGCACAATTACGAGCTATTTGTCTCCATGCAGGGGGAAATTGATCCCCACAATGGTATGGTGTTGAATTTATCAGAAGTCAAGCACATTATTCACAGGGAAGTCATCCAAGACTTAAACTTTAGCTATTTGAATAGCATCTGGCCGGAATTTCAGGAATGTTTACCCACCACGGAAAATATTGCTAGAGTAATTTGGCAACGCCTGGCTCCCCACTTACCATTAGTCAATATCCAACTCTATGAACATCCACAACTCTGGGCAGACTATAAGGGAAATTCTATGGAAGCATATCTGACGGTTAAAACTCACTTTGCTGCCGCCCATCGTTTGGCGTTGCAGACCCTTTCTTTGGAAGAAAACACAGCGATCTATGGCAAGTGTGCCCGTCCTAATGGGCATGGGCATAACTACCATTTGGAAGTTACGGTCAAGGGAGAAATTCATCCCCGTACAGGTATGATTATTGATTTAGAGAAACTGGAAGAAGCGATTAAAACCTATGTGGTTGAACCCCTCGACCATACCTTTTTGAACTTTGACATTCCTTACTTTGCTGAAGTTGTGCCGACAGCGGAAAATATTGCAGTTTACATCCAGAATGTCCTCACAGAGCCAATTAGACAGCTAGGAGCAGAGTTATATCGAGTGAAATTGATTGAAAGTCCCAACAACTCCTGTGAGGTATTTGGTCCTAGTGACTACCCCCTTCATGAGTTATTAAACCAATCTGCCTCTAGTTATGCACTATGA
- a CDS encoding LptF/LptG family permease, translating to MDRYLISEMVSPFLFGVGAFTSIALAIGSLFELIRLITNAGLSVLTALEVFALQLPGFMVYSFPMSMLLATLMTYGRFSSDGEITALRSCGIGVYRLVVPALVLSLLVSGLTFAFHEVIVPSANFQAKNVLRRALKQNNLQFRDRDIFYQQYGEISNPDGTREQGLVRSFYARRFDGELMYGITVLDFSQGKIQQILSAESAKWKPDQGVWEFRNGTNYLIKPDGTYYSILRFERQDLRLPRAPLDFAQEQRSAEEMNIKELSKFIELTRQSGNWKEAKKLEVSLQQKYALPFICVVFALVGSPLGMRPQRTSTAIGFGISVMIIFGYYVLLFVCGALGQVEILSPVLAAWLPNIVGLAAGFFLLQKANA from the coding sequence ATGGACCGCTATTTGATTAGCGAGATGGTCAGTCCTTTTTTGTTTGGTGTGGGGGCATTTACTTCTATCGCTTTGGCGATCGGCTCTCTGTTTGAGTTAATTCGCTTAATTACTAATGCAGGCTTGAGTGTTTTAACTGCTTTAGAAGTGTTTGCTTTACAGTTGCCTGGGTTTATGGTTTATTCCTTTCCTATGTCTATGTTATTGGCAACTTTGATGACCTATGGGCGCTTCTCCTCTGATGGGGAAATTACAGCTTTAAGGAGTTGTGGAATTGGCGTTTATCGCTTAGTTGTGCCTGCTTTAGTGTTGAGTTTGTTAGTCTCTGGCTTGACTTTTGCCTTCCACGAAGTAATTGTGCCCTCGGCTAATTTTCAAGCGAAAAATGTGTTACGCCGTGCCCTCAAACAAAACAATCTCCAGTTCCGTGACCGTGATATTTTTTATCAGCAGTACGGGGAGATCAGCAATCCCGATGGGACAAGGGAACAGGGGTTAGTGCGCAGTTTTTATGCCCGCCGTTTTGATGGGGAATTAATGTATGGCATTACAGTTTTAGACTTTTCCCAGGGGAAGATTCAGCAAATTCTCTCGGCGGAATCGGCAAAATGGAAACCTGACCAAGGGGTATGGGAATTTCGTAATGGCACTAACTATTTGATTAAGCCTGATGGCACCTACTACAGTATTTTGCGCTTTGAGCGACAGGATTTGCGCTTACCCCGTGCCCCTTTAGATTTTGCCCAGGAACAACGCAGTGCTGAAGAAATGAATATCAAAGAGCTGAGCAAGTTTATCGAATTAACCCGCCAATCAGGGAACTGGAAAGAGGCAAAAAAACTAGAAGTTAGTTTGCAACAAAAGTACGCCCTGCCCTTTATTTGTGTGGTCTTTGCTTTGGTTGGTTCTCCCCTAGGTATGCGCCCCCAAAGAACCAGTACAGCGATCGGATTTGGCATCAGTGTGATGATTATTTTTGGCTATTATGTTCTACTATTTGTCTGTGGAGCGCTAGGGCAAGTGGAGATTCTTTCCCCTGTTTTGGCAGCCTGGTTGCCCAATATAGTTGGTTTAGCGGCGGGTTTCTTTCTCCTGCAAAAGGCAAATGCTTAG
- the psb28 gene encoding photosystem II reaction center protein Psb28, which yields MTARIQLARGIDEDVLDVRITRSRDGAFSVAKFYFQKPKCLENGEQSITGLYLIDEEGELISRSVNAKFLNGEATAIVAEYKMRGEAEFQRFLRFMERFAAENGMELTRNS from the coding sequence ATGACAGCTAGAATTCAATTGGCACGGGGTATTGACGAAGACGTATTGGACGTAAGAATTACCAGGTCACGGGATGGGGCATTTAGTGTAGCCAAGTTCTATTTTCAAAAGCCCAAGTGTCTGGAAAATGGCGAGCAAAGCATCACAGGTCTGTATCTCATCGATGAGGAAGGGGAGCTAATTTCCCGCTCTGTCAATGCCAAATTCCTCAATGGGGAGGCAACCGCGATTGTGGCGGAATACAAGATGCGTGGGGAAGCAGAATTTCAAAGATTTCTGCGTTTCATGGAGCGCTTTGCCGCCGAAAATGGGATGGAGTTGACGCGCAATTCCTAA
- a CDS encoding cytochrome c biogenesis CcdA family protein, producing the protein MRLWQNWRKSRWQIPIAFGIGVCLLIAIRPLWQQLTDVWHSLLLPTIITYQNWLGEVGQSVWVLPFLAFLGGVIVSLTPCVVALLPVYLTYIGTLEPQSRREALSNSLFFVAGACSLFAILGALAGLTNAILLAWRSQIYLAIGVGILLAGLKQLGILKLGNLPRLTALAWLGHPFWVGVSFATVISPCGAGIAVATVLAAGGTGSPLGGAMVMICYGLGYTLVIFLASLGVGLAKQARKFIPYSEKVLHVAGVILTIGGLFYIYQGAMGLLFPAPSSSGIE; encoded by the coding sequence ATGAGGCTCTGGCAGAATTGGCGAAAAAGTAGGTGGCAAATTCCTATCGCTTTCGGGATAGGGGTCTGTCTTCTAATTGCTATTCGTCCTCTATGGCAACAACTGACGGATGTATGGCATAGTCTTCTACTACCCACGATCATTACCTATCAAAATTGGCTAGGAGAGGTCGGTCAATCTGTATGGGTTTTACCTTTCCTGGCTTTTTTAGGGGGTGTGATTGTCAGTCTTACCCCCTGTGTTGTGGCTTTGTTACCTGTCTATCTCACCTACATTGGCACACTGGAACCCCAGTCCCGACGGGAAGCCCTTTCTAATTCTTTATTTTTTGTGGCAGGTGCTTGTTCCCTGTTTGCTATCCTAGGGGCACTTGCTGGTCTCACTAATGCTATTTTGTTGGCTTGGCGTAGTCAAATTTATCTGGCGATCGGGGTCGGCATTTTGCTGGCGGGACTAAAGCAGTTGGGCATCCTCAAGCTCGGCAACCTTCCCCGTTTAACAGCCCTTGCCTGGTTAGGGCATCCCTTTTGGGTGGGGGTTTCCTTTGCCACAGTGATTTCCCCCTGTGGGGCAGGTATTGCTGTCGCCACTGTCCTGGCAGCGGGGGGTACGGGTTCCCCCCTAGGAGGAGCTATGGTCATGATCTGCTATGGTTTGGGCTATACCTTGGTCATCTTTCTTGCTAGCTTAGGGGTGGGGTTGGCTAAACAGGCACGTAAATTTATTCCCTATAGTGAAAAGGTTTTGCATGTAGCGGGTGTAATTCTCACAATTGGGGGTTTGTTCTACATTTATCAGGGCGCCATGGGGTTACTCTTCCCTGCACCCAGCAGTAGCGGCATTGAATAA
- a CDS encoding response regulator translates to MTTELSQLKVANDLRQLQSQNVSGILRVKHEKPDYPDWELYVYLGRLTYATGGMHRARRWIRAVRLHCDINNLSKEWFATLNDLQSPWEIDVLTRAVIENKITSDQAKQVIQSSIREVFLTIVDQKIVETKWEEKEATFRPLVVISAEQVLQNIATAKAKWQEAGLSHVQNMISGFSFELAPVVVDNDRFHQVLTTGAYPNLEKLVNGKNTLWDLSFLMQKSMIAVMRSLLPLVLDGIVEFREVPDIALPFLSRVSAKATKRGVIACIDDSPQIGQTLAAILNPHGYETIVITDPLQGVSTLLQKKPDLIFLDLVMPNTNGYELCTFLRKTSQFQEVPIVILTGHDGVVDRVRAKLAGSTDFVSKPPEEEKVLQIIQKYIKK, encoded by the coding sequence ATGACTACTGAACTGAGTCAACTAAAGGTAGCAAATGACTTACGCCAGCTGCAAAGTCAGAATGTTTCAGGCATCCTGCGCGTAAAACATGAAAAACCAGACTATCCCGACTGGGAACTTTATGTCTATCTGGGGCGCTTGACCTATGCTACGGGGGGCATGCATCGGGCGCGGCGGTGGATTCGCGCAGTACGTTTACACTGCGACATTAACAACTTAAGTAAGGAATGGTTTGCTACACTTAACGATTTGCAATCTCCCTGGGAAATAGATGTTTTGACGCGGGCAGTAATTGAAAACAAAATTACTTCTGACCAGGCAAAGCAAGTCATCCAGTCTTCTATCCGCGAGGTATTTCTAACAATAGTTGACCAAAAAATTGTGGAGACGAAGTGGGAGGAGAAAGAAGCGACGTTCCGCCCCCTAGTGGTTATCTCTGCTGAGCAAGTACTGCAAAATATTGCCACCGCCAAAGCCAAATGGCAGGAAGCAGGACTCTCCCACGTGCAAAATATGATTTCGGGATTTAGTTTTGAACTGGCTCCCGTGGTAGTGGATAACGATCGGTTTCACCAGGTGCTGACTACAGGTGCTTATCCCAACTTGGAGAAACTGGTAAACGGCAAAAACACGCTCTGGGACTTGTCCTTCCTGATGCAAAAATCCATGATTGCAGTTATGCGCTCCCTGTTGCCCTTAGTGTTAGATGGGATTGTGGAATTCCGAGAAGTACCAGATATTGCTCTGCCCTTTTTGAGCAGGGTCAGTGCCAAAGCTACCAAACGAGGAGTGATTGCCTGTATTGATGACAGCCCCCAAATTGGGCAGACGCTGGCGGCGATCCTGAACCCCCATGGTTACGAGACAATTGTCATCACTGATCCCCTCCAGGGCGTAAGCACACTCTTACAGAAGAAACCAGATTTAATTTTTCTTGACCTGGTCATGCCCAACACCAATGGTTATGAGTTATGTACGTTTCTGCGCAAAACCTCCCAGTTCCAGGAGGTACCGATCGTGATTTTGACGGGGCACGATGGGGTAGTTGACCGTGTGCGGGCGAAGTTAGCAGGTTCTACCGATTTTGTGAGTAAGCCCCCTGAAGAGGAAAAAGTGCTGCAAATTATCCAAAAATATATTAAGAAATGA
- a CDS encoding CHASE2 domain-containing protein, protein MTTIVIVTKFMGLWQSWELNILDWSFAHSPPEPPDHRIVIIGITEADIRNVGYPVPDRVLADLITQLQTYRPRAIGVDIFRDLPVPPGTKELQAIWRNIPQVIGIEKSVLPAPDNPIVKPPRQLPQEQVGFADVLLDEDGKIRRALLSAPGIDSAYRFAFATRLASLYLQPEGITLSNGIRDSHAFRFGNVELPRFTGSSGGYVRADSGGNQILINWRRQAKFTIVSLQEVQTKQFDQQYFQDKVIIIGYTAPFSAKDTFFVQNKEIYGVEYHAHVVSQILSFVLEQRPPLRPLPSWLEYCLILVGGIGGMFWALSCNSPWSMYGGLGSSIVFLFVSNYGLLVYHWWLPIVPTIISTISSTIVTRNISDFRAFLRQQAQLLEQRQRTLDDAFNAMHNGPLHTLGELLSLLKMEEVPQPTIITKLQQLDRELRTVYESLRPENLAKAASIPLHELLFEVYHRTMQRDFACFRSLKVRVPDIHPIDDRGLSGELKREICDFLEEALCNVGKHAVGATRLTVICKEIAGKRTIRVIDNGIGLPQDNHRVSGGTKHAQQLAKRLRGKFQRRPHQPQGTICELEW, encoded by the coding sequence GTGACCACGATCGTTATTGTGACCAAATTTATGGGACTGTGGCAGAGTTGGGAGTTAAACATTTTGGACTGGAGTTTTGCCCATAGCCCCCCCGAACCACCCGATCACAGAATTGTCATCATTGGTATCACGGAAGCGGATATTAGAAATGTAGGTTACCCTGTCCCCGATCGGGTGTTAGCTGATTTAATTACCCAGCTACAAACCTATCGACCAAGGGCGATCGGGGTAGATATTTTTCGCGATCTACCTGTTCCCCCAGGCACAAAGGAATTACAGGCAATTTGGCGAAATATACCCCAAGTAATTGGCATTGAGAAATCAGTGTTACCTGCCCCTGATAATCCTATAGTTAAACCGCCGCGGCAGTTACCGCAGGAGCAAGTGGGCTTTGCCGATGTGTTATTAGACGAGGATGGCAAAATTCGCCGCGCTCTGTTGTCAGCTCCTGGTATTGATAGTGCTTATCGCTTTGCTTTTGCTACCCGTCTAGCTAGTTTATATTTACAGCCAGAAGGTATCACTCTCAGCAATGGTATTAGGGATAGCCATGCTTTTCGCTTTGGTAATGTGGAGTTGCCCAGATTTACTGGTAGCAGCGGGGGCTATGTGCGTGCAGATAGCGGGGGCAATCAAATCCTAATTAACTGGCGTAGACAGGCTAAGTTTACCATCGTTTCTCTACAAGAAGTACAGACTAAACAATTTGATCAGCAATACTTTCAGGACAAGGTCATAATTATTGGCTATACCGCCCCCTTTAGTGCTAAGGACACTTTCTTTGTCCAGAATAAAGAAATTTATGGCGTAGAATACCATGCCCATGTTGTCAGTCAAATTCTTAGTTTTGTACTAGAGCAACGACCACCCCTGCGCCCCCTACCATCTTGGTTAGAGTACTGTTTGATTTTAGTTGGGGGTATAGGGGGAATGTTTTGGGCACTTAGCTGTAATTCTCCCTGGTCAATGTATGGGGGATTGGGGAGCAGTATAGTTTTCCTATTTGTCTCTAATTACGGGTTGTTGGTCTACCACTGGTGGCTACCCATTGTTCCCACAATCATTAGCACAATCAGTAGCACAATTGTCACACGTAATATCAGTGATTTTCGAGCATTTTTGCGCCAACAAGCCCAACTATTAGAACAACGTCAGCGAACCCTCGATGATGCTTTTAATGCTATGCACAATGGACCCCTCCACACCCTCGGCGAACTGCTTAGCCTCTTAAAAATGGAGGAAGTGCCCCAGCCCACAATTATTACCAAATTGCAACAACTCGATCGGGAATTGCGCACTGTCTATGAATCCCTCCGTCCCGAAAATTTAGCGAAGGCAGCTTCTATTCCTCTCCATGAGCTGTTGTTTGAAGTTTATCACCGCACTATGCAGCGGGATTTTGCCTGTTTTCGCTCCCTCAAGGTGAGGGTGCCGGATATTCACCCTATAGACGATCGGGGTTTGAGTGGAGAATTAAAGCGGGAAATTTGCGATTTTTTAGAGGAAGCCCTCTGCAACGTGGGCAAACACGCCGTAGGCGCTACTCGTTTGACAGTAATTTGCAAAGAAATCGCGGGCAAACGCACAATTAGAGTAATTGACAACGGTATTGGCTTGCCCCAAGACAATCACCGAGTTAGTGGAGGTACCAAACACGCCCAGCAATTGGCAAAACGCCTACGGGGGAAATTTCAGCGCCGTCCCCATCAGCCCCAAGGCACAATCTGTGAACTGGAATGGTAG